Proteins encoded together in one Cicer arietinum cultivar CDC Frontier isolate Library 1 chromosome 4, Cicar.CDCFrontier_v2.0, whole genome shotgun sequence window:
- the LOC101507708 gene encoding ENHANCER OF AG-4 protein 2-like isoform X1 encodes MPPSRRRGANKAKANAHLTLGDLVLAKVKGFPAWPAKISRPEDWEKTPDSKKFFVQFYGTEEIAFVAPVDIQAFTNEVKAKLTARCQGKTKCFTRAVKEICAAFEELEKQKAGGMTDDTDDSHFGSEAPSFDGAASSIKDATDVVVLNAEKAKTIMEDVGSNLDHYAQICGESDGQDEKLSASGRPTDSSSPVLSPVLESKSSIGTELTKHSNKSGLQDQSCLKKEVSDFEDVYNVNDFKEVDIVQNVPTNGNKARKLVNGSRRRSEAEADKEIRGFNIAVSKGKISAGYANLSRSRETVKGGKNACFVDSADALKSDSDLNSGNKYKNLLKAKTSLEVKNESQEIFVDSKEAARNNSFKRNKTQVQGKRTLGTNETLHATKKFKCMDAKDNKTLKSLPEDTKSASPDFPVVATKKFKCMDAKDNKTLKSLPEDTKSASPDFPVVATKKFKCMDAKDNKTLKSLPEDTKSASPDFPVVATKKFKCMDAKDNKTLKSLPEDTKSASPDFPVVATKKFKCMDAKDNKTLKSLPEDTKSASPDFPVVATKKFKCMDAKDNKTLKSLPEDTKSASPDFPVVATKKFKCMDAKDNKTLKSLPEDTKSASPDFPVVATKKFKCMDAKDNKTLKSLPEDTKSASPDFPVVATKKFKCMDAKDNKTLKSLPEDTKSASPDFPVVDDKVFKKTELKRSVSCLKTNKGLSFRAQTTIVDSNDSVCEVLAGTKHRSQVQQAKPHSVSLSSDEHAEMSSLSLKGDVDNLAVNQVRRRRRAVCLSDDDEPKTPVHGGAAKNIKSPSLVSEVVKSNDAFLGNGDVSQLANRKPSVLEDSHLKGPLTKLCNDSLSTKHPQKENADDEVVAVHLPHSPEKLDSKCFPSNMENISSISPVNSPRSLPTTKSNAERHKSSKTLPKVFSNATPKKADNGPSKSLTSISSLQSQGITHKKKLVSSVERSKTTPKTLPQSIEVHATTESLKELDAIHADRLECGTEEKSSLYAGSRTPETSKTMKHLIAVAQAKRRLVAQFQCHPFDLHNAQVGTPSPSIVKPFLSVSSNYGQANMQGVYEQQTLASPSTNGHHSTPQNQLDAEENEEKRVGSGQRAVGGSLSGGTESAIARDAFEGMIETLSRTKESIGRATRLAIDCAKYGIANEVVELLIRKLENETSFHRKVDLFFLVDSITQCSHNQKGIAGASYIPTIQGGLARLLGAAAPPGTSARENRRQCLKVLRLWLERKIFPESVLRRYLNDIGGSSDDMTVSFSFRRPCRAERSIDDPIRELEGMLVDEYGSNASFQLPGFLSSHVFEEDEDNDFLNNVTPEDPTRTLVDSETSTVTQSDKRHRILEDVDGELEMEDVSGHSKDEMPVLLNSSLEIDFQLQGSEMILDPESNVSGEVHVILEGSPPLPLDSPPPLPPLPSSPPPPPLSASPLPPLPPTLQDPPPPPMPPPGPLPLLIPQSSHQSSTLSGYQQLHNCSGTTSGIQIVQMAGNSFPGGQNSSIVKNEVLPQPSACFPPMAGCSSQEPSALNPTRQLEYGQNDVYLNSQVPLPNQQFQLGNPHFAPRHMNPTPPQNPSNQYSYPKPSVQQHLPHSFYPSYSLTSVPDGQRQFVANEQWRMPTSEFKINNQHGLWRGINPSCPGPPFGQEDYFRPSLERPPISNVGFQHVNPGSVPVPPSKSGYGIPQMFPCRPDIPAVNCWRPT; translated from the exons ATGCCTCCGTCACGCCGACGTGGAGCGAACAAAGCCAAGGCCAATGCGCACTTGACTCTCGGCGATCTCGTTCTAGCTAAGGTCAAGGGATTCCCTGCTTGGCCTGCTAAA ATAAGCAGGCCTGAAGATTGGGAAAAAACCCCTgattcaaagaaattttttgttcaattttatggGACCGAAGAAAT AGCTTTTGTTGCCCCTGTGGATATTCAGGCATTCACCAATGAGGTCAAAGCTAAGTTAACTGCTCGGTGTCAAGGTAAAACGAAGTGCTTTACCCGAGCGGTAAAGGAAATCTGTGCAGCATTTGAGGAATTAGAGAAACAGAAAGCTGGTGGTATGACAGATGACACTGATGATTCCCATTTTGGTTCAGAGGCCCCTTCTTTTGATGGGGCAGCGAGCAGCATAAAGGATGCTACTGATGTTGTGGTATTAAATGCAGAAAAGGCTAAGACTATTATGGAAGATGTTGGCTCAAATTTGGATCACTATGCCCAAATATGTGGAGAAAGTGATGGGCAAGATGAAAAACTGTCTGCATCTGGCCGTCCAACTGACAGTTCATCTCCAGTTTTGTCACCTGTGTTGGAAAGTAAATCATCCATTGGTACAGAACTAACCAAGCACAGCAATAAATCTGGTCTTCAGGATCAATCATGTCTAAAAAAGGAAGTTTCTGATTTTGAGGATGTATACAATGTTAATGACTTCAAAGAAGTTGATATTGTACAGAATGTTCCTACCAATGGGAATAAGGCAAGAAAGCTTGTTAATGGTTCAAGGAGGAGAAGCGAAGCTGAAGCTGATAAAGAAATAAGAGGATTTAATATAGCAGTATCAAAGGGTAAAATTTCTGCAGGTTATGCTAATCTTTCCAGGTCTAGAGAGACCGTGAAAGGTGGGAAAAATGCATGTTTTGTTGATTCTGCAGATGCTCTTAAATCAGACTCTGATTTGAACagtggaaataaatataagaactTGCTGAAAGCTAAAACAAGTCTTGAGGTAAAAAATGAGTCACAAGAGATTTTTGTTGATTCTAAGGAGGCTGCTAGAAATAATTCTTTTAAGAGAAACAAGACCCAAGTTCAAGGAAAGCGTACTTTGGGAACGAATGAAACATTACATGCTACCAAGAAGTTCAAGTGTATGGATGCCAAAGACAACAAAACTTTAAAATCTCTCCCTGAAGATACGAAGAGTGCTTCGCCCGACTTTCCTGTTGTTGCTACCAAGAAGTTCAAGTGTATGGATGCCAAAGACAACAAAACTTTAAAATCTCTCCCTGAAGATACGAAGAGTGCTTCGCCCGACTTTCCTGTTGTTGCTACCAAGAAGTTCAAGTGTATGGATGCCAAAGACAACAAAACTTTAAAATCTCTCCCTGAAGATACGAAGAGTGCTTCGCCCGACTTTCCTGTTGTTGCTACCAAGAAGTTCAAGTGTATGGATGCCAAAGACAACAAAACTTTAAAATCTCTCCCTGAAGATACGAAGAGTGCTTCGCCCGACTTTCCTGTTGTTGCTACCAAGAAGTTCAAGTGTATGGATGCCAAAGACAACAAAACTTTAAAATCTCTCCCTGAAGATACGAAGAGTGCTTCGCCCGACTTTCCTGTTGTTGCTACCAAGAAGTTCAAGTGTATGGATGCCAAAGACAACAAAACTTTAAAATCTCTCCCTGAAGATACGAAGAGTGCTTCGCCCGACTTTCCTGTTGTTGCTACCAAGAAGTTCAAGTGTATGGATGCCAAAGACAACAAAACTTTAAAATCTCTCCCTGAAGATACGAAGAGTGCTTCGCCCGACTTTCCTGTTGTTGCTACCAAGAAGTTCAAGTGTATGGATGCCAAAGACAACAAAACTTTAAAATCTCTCCCTGAAGATACGAAGAGTGCTTCGCCCGACTTTCCTGTTGTTGCTACCAAGAAGTTCAAGTGTATGGATGCCAAAGACAACAAAACTTTAAAATCTCTCCCTGAAGATACGAAGAGTGCTTCGCCCGACTTTCCTGTTGTTGATGACAAGGTATTCAAAAAAACAGAGTTGAAAAGGTCTGTATCATGTTTGAAAACCAACAAAGGGTTGTCATTTAGGGCTCAGACAACTATTGTAGATTCCAATGATTCTGTTTGTGAAGTGCTGGCTGGTACAAAACATCGTAGCCAAGTACAGCAAGCTAAGCCTCATTCTGTTAGTCTTTCTTCTGATGAACATGCAGAAATGAGTTCTCTTAGCCTGAAAGGTGATGTAGACAATCTTGCAGTTAACCAAGTACGAAGGAGACGCAGAGCTGTTTGCCTTTCTGATGATGATGAACCCAAGACTCCTGTTCATGGAGGAGctgctaaaaatattaaatcaccATCTCTTGTTTCGGAGGTTGTGAAGAGCAATGATGCATTCTTGGGGAATGGTGATGTTTCTCAGCTAGCTAACAGAAAACCTAGTGTACTTGAGGATAGCCATTTGAAAGGACCCTTAACTAAATTATGTAATGACTCTTTGTCTACAAAGCATCCTCAAAAAGAGAATGCTGATGATGAAGTTGTTGCTGTCCATTTACCTCACAGTCCCGAGAAATTAGATTCAAAGTGTTTTCCTTCAAACATGGAAAATATAAGCTCCATTTCTCCAGTGAATTCTCCACGGTCTCTACCTACAACAAAGTCAAATGCTGAGCGACATAAATCTTCCAAAACTTTGCCTAAAGTTTTCAGTAATGCTACTCCAAAGAAGGCTGATAATGGGCCTTCAAAAAGTTTAACTAGCATCAGCAGTTTGCAGAGTCAAGGTATAACTCATAAAAAAAAGCTTGTATCTTCCGTGGAAAGGTCTAAAACTACCCCCAAGACATTACCACAGTCAATTGAAGTACATGCTACGACAGAAAGTTTAAAGGAACTTGATGCTATTCATGCTGATAG ATTAGAGTGTGGCACAGAAGAAAAAAGTAGCCTATATGCTGGTTCTAGGACTCCAGAAACTTCCAAGACTATGAAGCATCTTATTGCAGTTGCCCAGGCAAAAAGGAGGCTAGTAGCTCAATTTCAGTGTCATCCTTTTGATCTTCATAATGCTCAAGTGGGAACACCAAGCCCGTCTATAGTGAAGCCATTTCTGTCTGTCTCTAGCAATTATGGCCAGGCAAATATGCAGGGAGTTTATGAGCAGCAAACATTAGCTTCTCCATCAACCAATGGGCATCACTCCACTCCTCAAAATCAACTTGATGCTGAAGAAAATGAGGAGAAAAGAGTTGGTTCAGGGCAAAGGGCTGTTGGGGGATCTCTGAGTGGTGGTACCGAGTCTGCTATTGCTCGTGACGCCTTTGAAGGAATGATTGAGACTTTGTCAAGGACCAAGGAAAGTATTGGGCGTGCAACACGTCTTGCCATTGATTGTGCCAAGTATGGCATTGCCAATGAG GTTGTTGAACTTCTCATCCGAAAGCTAGAAAATGAAACTAGTTTTCATCGTAAAGTGGATTTGTTCTTTCTTGTTGATTCCATAACCCAGTGCTCACATAATCAAAAAG GTATTGCAGGTGCTTCCTACATCCCTACCATTCAAGGAGGGTTGGCACGTCTTCTTGGTGCTGCTGCTCCCCCTGGGACTAGTGCTCGTGAAAATCGTCGCCAATGTCTCAAG GTTTTAAGGTTGTGGCTTGAGAGGAAAATTTTTCCTGAATCAGTTCTTCGCCGTTACTTGAATGATATCGGAGGTTCGAGTGATGATATGACAGTTAGCTTTTCTTTCCGGCGTCCTTGTCGAGCTGAACGATCTATAGATGACCCAATTAGAGAATTGGAGGGCATGCTTGTTGATGAGTATGGAAG TAATGCTTCATTTCAGCTGCCTGGATTTTTATCCTCGCACGTGTTTGAAGAAGATGAGGACAATGATTTTCTTAATAATGTCACTCCAGAAGATCCTACTCGGACGCTTGTGGATTCAGAGACTTCTACGGTTACCCAAAGTGACAAGCGCCACCGTATCTTGGAAGATGTGGATGGTGAGCTGGAAATGGAGGATGTTTCAGGTCATTCAAAGGATGAAATGCCTGTATTATTGAACAGTTCCTTGGAAATTGATTTTCAACTTCAGGGCTCAGAGATGATATTGGATCCAGAATCAAACGTTTCTGGAGAGGTACATGTTATTCTCGAGGGTTCTCCTCCATTGCCACTGGATTCACCCCCTCCTCTCCCACCTTTGCCTTcatcaccaccaccacctccatTATCTGCATCTCCTCTCCCACCCCTGCCACCCACATTGCAAGATCCCCCACCTCCACCTATGCCACCCCCTGGTCCTCTGCCATTGTTGATTCCCCAGTCATCGCACCAGTCATCGACCCTATCAGGGTATCAACAGCTTCATAACTGCAGTGGCACAACTAGT GGCATCCAAATAGTGCAAATGGCTGGAAATTCTTTTCCTGGAGGTCAAAATAGTTCAATTGTGAAGAATGAAGTTTTGCCACAACCATCTGCTTGCTTTCCTCCAATGGCTGGCTGCAGCTCTCAGGAACCTTCTGCCTTAAACCCTACAAGGCAGTTAGAATATGGACAGAATGATGTGTATCTAAATTCTCAAGTTCCTCTACCTAATCAGCAATTTCAGCTGGGTAATCCTCACTTTGCTCCAAGACACATGAATCCTACCCCACCCCAAAATCCATCTAATCAGTATTCATATCCGAAGCCTTCAGTTCAGCAGCATCTTCCACATTCTTTCTATCCGTCGTACTCATTGACATCCGTTCCAGATGGCCAGAGGCAATTTGTTGCTAATGAGCAATGGAGGATGCCAACaagtgaatttaaaataaacaatcaaCATGGTTTATGGAGAGGCATAAATCCTTCATGTCCTGGTCCACCCTTTGGGCAGGAAG ATTATTTCCGGCCATCACTTGAAAGACCACCTATAAGCAATGTAGGTTTTCAGCATGTGAACCCCGGCAGTGTACCTGTTCCTCCTTCAAAGTCAG gATATGGTATTCCTCAGATGTTTCCCTGTAGACCAGACATTCCTGCAGTTAATTGTTGGAGGCCTACATGA
- the LOC101507708 gene encoding ENHANCER OF AG-4 protein 2-like isoform X3: MPPSRRRGANKAKANAHLTLGDLVLAKVKGFPAWPAKISRPEDWEKTPDSKKFFVQFYGTEEIAFVAPVDIQAFTNEVKAKLTARCQGKTKCFTRAVKEICAAFEELEKQKAGGMTDDTDDSHFGSEAPSFDGAASSIKDATDVVVLNAEKAKTIMEDVGSNLDHYAQICGESDGQDEKLSASGRPTDSSSPVLSPVLESKSSIGTELTKHSNKSGLQDQSCLKKEVSDFEDVYNVNDFKEVDIVQNVPTNGNKARKLVNGSRRRSEAEADKEIRGFNIAVSKGKISAGYANLSRSRETVKGGKNACFVDSADALKSDSDLNSGNKYKNLLKAKTSLEVKNESQEIFVDSKEAARNNSFKRNKTQVQGKRTLGTNETLHATKKFKCMDAKDNKTLKSLPEDTKSASPDFPVVATKKFKCMDAKDNKTLKSLPEDTKSASPDFPVVATKKFKCMDAKDNKTLKSLPEDTKSASPDFPVVATKKFKCMDAKDNKTLKSLPEDTKSASPDFPVVATKKFKCMDAKDNKTLKSLPEDTKSASPDFPVVATKKFKCMDAKDNKTLKSLPEDTKSASPDFPVVATKKFKCMDAKDNKTLKSLPEDTKSASPDFPVVATKKFKCMDAKDNKTLKSLPEDTKSASPDFPVVATKKFKCMDAKDNKTLKSLPEDTKSASPDFPVVDDKVFKKTELKRSVSCLKTNKGLSFRAQTTIVDSNDSVCEVLAGTKHRSQVQQAKPHSVSLSSDEHAEMSSLSLKGDVDNLAVNQVRRRRRAVCLSDDDEPKTPVHGGAAKNIKSPSLVSEVVKSNDAFLGNGDVSQLANRKPSVLEDSHLKGPLTKLCNDSLSTKHPQKENADDEVVAVHLPHSPEKLDSKCFPSNMENISSISPVNSPRSLPTTKSNAERHKSSKTLPKVFSNATPKKADNGPSKSLTSISSLQSQGITHKKKLVSSVERSKTTPKTLPQSIEVHATTESLKELDAIHADRLECGTEEKSSLYAGSRTPETSKTMKHLIAVAQAKRRLVAQFQCHPFDLHNAQVGTPSPSIVKPFLSVSSNYGQANMQGVYEQQTLASPSTNGHHSTPQNQLDAEENEEKRVGSGQRAVGGSLSGGTESAIARDAFEGMIETLSRTKESIGRATRLAIDCAKYGIANEVVELLIRKLENETSFHRKVDLFFLVDSITQCSHNQKGIAGASYIPTIQGGLARLLGAAAPPGTSARENRRQCLKVLRLWLERKIFPESVLRRYLNDIGGSSDDMTVSFSFRRPCRAERSIDDPIRELEGMLVDEYGSNASFQLPGFLSSHVFEEDEDNDFLNNVTPEDPTRTLVDSETSTVTQSDKRHRILEDVDGELEMEDVSGHSKDEMPVLLNSSLEIDFQLQGSEMILDPESNVSGEVHVILEGSPPLPLDSPPPLPPLPSSPPPPPLSASPLPPLPPTLQDPPPPPMPPPGPLPLLIPQSSHQSSTLSGYQQLHNCSGTTSGIQIVQMAGNSFPGGQNSSIVKNEVLPQPSACFPPMAGCSSQEPSALNPTRQLEYGQNDVYLNSQVPLPNQQFQLGNPHFAPRHMNPTPPQNPSNQYSYPKPSVQQHLPHSFYPSYSLTSVPDGQRQFVANEQWRMPTSEFKINNQHGLWRGINPSCPGPPFGQEVRSHL; encoded by the exons ATGCCTCCGTCACGCCGACGTGGAGCGAACAAAGCCAAGGCCAATGCGCACTTGACTCTCGGCGATCTCGTTCTAGCTAAGGTCAAGGGATTCCCTGCTTGGCCTGCTAAA ATAAGCAGGCCTGAAGATTGGGAAAAAACCCCTgattcaaagaaattttttgttcaattttatggGACCGAAGAAAT AGCTTTTGTTGCCCCTGTGGATATTCAGGCATTCACCAATGAGGTCAAAGCTAAGTTAACTGCTCGGTGTCAAGGTAAAACGAAGTGCTTTACCCGAGCGGTAAAGGAAATCTGTGCAGCATTTGAGGAATTAGAGAAACAGAAAGCTGGTGGTATGACAGATGACACTGATGATTCCCATTTTGGTTCAGAGGCCCCTTCTTTTGATGGGGCAGCGAGCAGCATAAAGGATGCTACTGATGTTGTGGTATTAAATGCAGAAAAGGCTAAGACTATTATGGAAGATGTTGGCTCAAATTTGGATCACTATGCCCAAATATGTGGAGAAAGTGATGGGCAAGATGAAAAACTGTCTGCATCTGGCCGTCCAACTGACAGTTCATCTCCAGTTTTGTCACCTGTGTTGGAAAGTAAATCATCCATTGGTACAGAACTAACCAAGCACAGCAATAAATCTGGTCTTCAGGATCAATCATGTCTAAAAAAGGAAGTTTCTGATTTTGAGGATGTATACAATGTTAATGACTTCAAAGAAGTTGATATTGTACAGAATGTTCCTACCAATGGGAATAAGGCAAGAAAGCTTGTTAATGGTTCAAGGAGGAGAAGCGAAGCTGAAGCTGATAAAGAAATAAGAGGATTTAATATAGCAGTATCAAAGGGTAAAATTTCTGCAGGTTATGCTAATCTTTCCAGGTCTAGAGAGACCGTGAAAGGTGGGAAAAATGCATGTTTTGTTGATTCTGCAGATGCTCTTAAATCAGACTCTGATTTGAACagtggaaataaatataagaactTGCTGAAAGCTAAAACAAGTCTTGAGGTAAAAAATGAGTCACAAGAGATTTTTGTTGATTCTAAGGAGGCTGCTAGAAATAATTCTTTTAAGAGAAACAAGACCCAAGTTCAAGGAAAGCGTACTTTGGGAACGAATGAAACATTACATGCTACCAAGAAGTTCAAGTGTATGGATGCCAAAGACAACAAAACTTTAAAATCTCTCCCTGAAGATACGAAGAGTGCTTCGCCCGACTTTCCTGTTGTTGCTACCAAGAAGTTCAAGTGTATGGATGCCAAAGACAACAAAACTTTAAAATCTCTCCCTGAAGATACGAAGAGTGCTTCGCCCGACTTTCCTGTTGTTGCTACCAAGAAGTTCAAGTGTATGGATGCCAAAGACAACAAAACTTTAAAATCTCTCCCTGAAGATACGAAGAGTGCTTCGCCCGACTTTCCTGTTGTTGCTACCAAGAAGTTCAAGTGTATGGATGCCAAAGACAACAAAACTTTAAAATCTCTCCCTGAAGATACGAAGAGTGCTTCGCCCGACTTTCCTGTTGTTGCTACCAAGAAGTTCAAGTGTATGGATGCCAAAGACAACAAAACTTTAAAATCTCTCCCTGAAGATACGAAGAGTGCTTCGCCCGACTTTCCTGTTGTTGCTACCAAGAAGTTCAAGTGTATGGATGCCAAAGACAACAAAACTTTAAAATCTCTCCCTGAAGATACGAAGAGTGCTTCGCCCGACTTTCCTGTTGTTGCTACCAAGAAGTTCAAGTGTATGGATGCCAAAGACAACAAAACTTTAAAATCTCTCCCTGAAGATACGAAGAGTGCTTCGCCCGACTTTCCTGTTGTTGCTACCAAGAAGTTCAAGTGTATGGATGCCAAAGACAACAAAACTTTAAAATCTCTCCCTGAAGATACGAAGAGTGCTTCGCCCGACTTTCCTGTTGTTGCTACCAAGAAGTTCAAGTGTATGGATGCCAAAGACAACAAAACTTTAAAATCTCTCCCTGAAGATACGAAGAGTGCTTCGCCCGACTTTCCTGTTGTTGATGACAAGGTATTCAAAAAAACAGAGTTGAAAAGGTCTGTATCATGTTTGAAAACCAACAAAGGGTTGTCATTTAGGGCTCAGACAACTATTGTAGATTCCAATGATTCTGTTTGTGAAGTGCTGGCTGGTACAAAACATCGTAGCCAAGTACAGCAAGCTAAGCCTCATTCTGTTAGTCTTTCTTCTGATGAACATGCAGAAATGAGTTCTCTTAGCCTGAAAGGTGATGTAGACAATCTTGCAGTTAACCAAGTACGAAGGAGACGCAGAGCTGTTTGCCTTTCTGATGATGATGAACCCAAGACTCCTGTTCATGGAGGAGctgctaaaaatattaaatcaccATCTCTTGTTTCGGAGGTTGTGAAGAGCAATGATGCATTCTTGGGGAATGGTGATGTTTCTCAGCTAGCTAACAGAAAACCTAGTGTACTTGAGGATAGCCATTTGAAAGGACCCTTAACTAAATTATGTAATGACTCTTTGTCTACAAAGCATCCTCAAAAAGAGAATGCTGATGATGAAGTTGTTGCTGTCCATTTACCTCACAGTCCCGAGAAATTAGATTCAAAGTGTTTTCCTTCAAACATGGAAAATATAAGCTCCATTTCTCCAGTGAATTCTCCACGGTCTCTACCTACAACAAAGTCAAATGCTGAGCGACATAAATCTTCCAAAACTTTGCCTAAAGTTTTCAGTAATGCTACTCCAAAGAAGGCTGATAATGGGCCTTCAAAAAGTTTAACTAGCATCAGCAGTTTGCAGAGTCAAGGTATAACTCATAAAAAAAAGCTTGTATCTTCCGTGGAAAGGTCTAAAACTACCCCCAAGACATTACCACAGTCAATTGAAGTACATGCTACGACAGAAAGTTTAAAGGAACTTGATGCTATTCATGCTGATAG ATTAGAGTGTGGCACAGAAGAAAAAAGTAGCCTATATGCTGGTTCTAGGACTCCAGAAACTTCCAAGACTATGAAGCATCTTATTGCAGTTGCCCAGGCAAAAAGGAGGCTAGTAGCTCAATTTCAGTGTCATCCTTTTGATCTTCATAATGCTCAAGTGGGAACACCAAGCCCGTCTATAGTGAAGCCATTTCTGTCTGTCTCTAGCAATTATGGCCAGGCAAATATGCAGGGAGTTTATGAGCAGCAAACATTAGCTTCTCCATCAACCAATGGGCATCACTCCACTCCTCAAAATCAACTTGATGCTGAAGAAAATGAGGAGAAAAGAGTTGGTTCAGGGCAAAGGGCTGTTGGGGGATCTCTGAGTGGTGGTACCGAGTCTGCTATTGCTCGTGACGCCTTTGAAGGAATGATTGAGACTTTGTCAAGGACCAAGGAAAGTATTGGGCGTGCAACACGTCTTGCCATTGATTGTGCCAAGTATGGCATTGCCAATGAG GTTGTTGAACTTCTCATCCGAAAGCTAGAAAATGAAACTAGTTTTCATCGTAAAGTGGATTTGTTCTTTCTTGTTGATTCCATAACCCAGTGCTCACATAATCAAAAAG GTATTGCAGGTGCTTCCTACATCCCTACCATTCAAGGAGGGTTGGCACGTCTTCTTGGTGCTGCTGCTCCCCCTGGGACTAGTGCTCGTGAAAATCGTCGCCAATGTCTCAAG GTTTTAAGGTTGTGGCTTGAGAGGAAAATTTTTCCTGAATCAGTTCTTCGCCGTTACTTGAATGATATCGGAGGTTCGAGTGATGATATGACAGTTAGCTTTTCTTTCCGGCGTCCTTGTCGAGCTGAACGATCTATAGATGACCCAATTAGAGAATTGGAGGGCATGCTTGTTGATGAGTATGGAAG TAATGCTTCATTTCAGCTGCCTGGATTTTTATCCTCGCACGTGTTTGAAGAAGATGAGGACAATGATTTTCTTAATAATGTCACTCCAGAAGATCCTACTCGGACGCTTGTGGATTCAGAGACTTCTACGGTTACCCAAAGTGACAAGCGCCACCGTATCTTGGAAGATGTGGATGGTGAGCTGGAAATGGAGGATGTTTCAGGTCATTCAAAGGATGAAATGCCTGTATTATTGAACAGTTCCTTGGAAATTGATTTTCAACTTCAGGGCTCAGAGATGATATTGGATCCAGAATCAAACGTTTCTGGAGAGGTACATGTTATTCTCGAGGGTTCTCCTCCATTGCCACTGGATTCACCCCCTCCTCTCCCACCTTTGCCTTcatcaccaccaccacctccatTATCTGCATCTCCTCTCCCACCCCTGCCACCCACATTGCAAGATCCCCCACCTCCACCTATGCCACCCCCTGGTCCTCTGCCATTGTTGATTCCCCAGTCATCGCACCAGTCATCGACCCTATCAGGGTATCAACAGCTTCATAACTGCAGTGGCACAACTAGT GGCATCCAAATAGTGCAAATGGCTGGAAATTCTTTTCCTGGAGGTCAAAATAGTTCAATTGTGAAGAATGAAGTTTTGCCACAACCATCTGCTTGCTTTCCTCCAATGGCTGGCTGCAGCTCTCAGGAACCTTCTGCCTTAAACCCTACAAGGCAGTTAGAATATGGACAGAATGATGTGTATCTAAATTCTCAAGTTCCTCTACCTAATCAGCAATTTCAGCTGGGTAATCCTCACTTTGCTCCAAGACACATGAATCCTACCCCACCCCAAAATCCATCTAATCAGTATTCATATCCGAAGCCTTCAGTTCAGCAGCATCTTCCACATTCTTTCTATCCGTCGTACTCATTGACATCCGTTCCAGATGGCCAGAGGCAATTTGTTGCTAATGAGCAATGGAGGATGCCAACaagtgaatttaaaataaacaatcaaCATGGTTTATGGAGAGGCATAAATCCTTCATGTCCTGGTCCACCCTTTGGGCAGGAAG TTAGAAGTCATTTGTAA